In one window of Cheilinus undulatus linkage group 23, ASM1832078v1, whole genome shotgun sequence DNA:
- the LOC121505629 gene encoding uncharacterized protein LOC121505629 isoform X1 produces the protein MNWVGGSRSRLVKNDAKKQREFFLRNRMQQKLKNLGIALPASTQSISSGSMDLVTLFIVNQIAAKKENKDPPKVAVLGSCGGGSSKHRRNEPLVLPMSPCSPSQLDLSGSQSSSVQGTRRGKHVIPQGFKRRQLSPVLESAFSDNSASDYLTSTADPMDPFSSFSLASPDQGRANTLSTGIFPLQQRDQAWTQLPSHCSPLPWDTSVMEQTKPFSQAIGETDSMPWSYGSSPPLHHLKTPQTAQVLFGSPAQCFTEATNYTEHKVTFSLNQAEDAEPMLDFTLNQSAAKLQFQEELFSGFNTEGCEGEACHVGRGKSKIYLRETLDNSSTPQTVPDSHGMEVEDSSRTGINCSCLQHDCPMNESDDSPNYSCAKSCFSSDSDDNEQCYHPCLPSSYMDQIYCEDSSNSNLPLQGNGHRRLPAPPLKSQINLGDNQKFMEYVVSSDKAAGSSSQQTGSSTPYFECLRGLGQTQSSELCKCKKNSRETRDVGTQTNEEPSAETCDASTQCSFVVHSAMKANKFNWCLPPFDVPVKDPATGRQSNTSSELNEHSPLSGNVRNDGRSMSWNNKGFRAVSLSDSNSVNTVPASNSDGKRILQGPRIPFLDALSVTDGKGKKRVGKDENGWLMTDPSNEVGEEVTSATKVNKLLEETETLQETADILLQLKRRKDEEQ, from the exons GAGCCGGTTAGTGAAAAATGATGCTAAAAAGCAGAGG GAGTTCTTTCTAAGGAACAGAATGCAGCAGAAACTTAAAAACTTGGGGATTGCTCTGCCAGCATCGACTCAAAGCATCTCCTCTGGTAGTATGGACCTGGTGACGCTGTTTATCGTCAACCAGATTGCTGcgaagaaagaaaataaag ATCCCCCCAAAGTGGCAGTTCTTGGCAGCTGTGGAGGAGGCTCATCCAAGCACAGGAGAAATGAACCTCTGGTACTCCCAATGAGTCCCTGCTCTCCATCACAGCTGGACCTCTCTGGGAGCCAGTCATCTAG CGTTCAAGGAACAAGAAGAGGAAAGCATGTTATTCCACAAGGATTCAAACGTAGACAG CTCTCACCAGTGCTAGAGTCAGCTTTCTCAGACAACAGTGCATCTGACTACCTGACATCCACAGCTGACCCCATGGAccctttctcctccttctcATTAGCATCCCCTGATCAAG GTAGAGCCAACACACTCTCTACAGGAATATTCCCCCTGCAGCAAAGAGATCAGGCATGGACCCAGTTACCTTCACACTGTTCCCCTCTGCCCTGGGACACTTCAGTGATGGAGCAAACCAAG CCCTTTTCTCAGGCCATAGGTGAGACTGACAGTATGCCCTGGTCTTATGGATCAAGCCCACCCCTGCACCACCTGAAGACGCCCCAAACAGCCCAAGTCCTGTTTGGAAGTCCGGCTCAATG TTTCACAGAAGCCACAAATTATACAGAACACAAAGTCACCTTCTCTCTCAACCAAGCCGAGGACGCAGAGCCCATGTTGGATTTCACTCTGAACCAGTCAGCAGCCAAACTACAGTTTCAGGAAGAACTCTTTAGCGGCTTTAACACTGAAGGATGTGAAGGAGAGG CCTGCCACGTTGGGAGAGGAAAATCAAAGATATATCTCAGAGAAACCCTTGATAACTCATCAACGCCACA AACCGTCCCTGACTCACACGGCATGGAGGTAGAG GACTCCAGCCGCACCGGCATCAACTGTT CTTGTCTTCAACACGACTGCCCTATGAATGAGTCTGACGATTCGCCAAACTACTCTTGTGCAAAAAGCTGCTTCAGCTCAGACTCAGATGAT AATGAGCAATGCTATCATCCATGCCTCCCATCTTCATACATGGACCAAATATATTGTGAAGATAGCAGCAACTCAAACCTTCCCTTGCAGGGTAATGGGCATCGAAGGCTTCCAGCTCCACCTCTCAAATCCCAAATTAACCTCGGAGATAACCAGAAATTTATGGAGTATGTGGTTTCTTCAGATAAAGCTGCAGGCAGTAGCAGTCAGCAAACAGGAAGCAGCACACCTTACTTTGAATGTCTTAGAGGTCTGGGTCAAACTCAGAGCTCAGAGCTTTGCAAATGCAAGAAAAACTCCAGGGAAACCCGAGATGTGGGAACTCAAACTAATGAGGAACCCTCAGCTGAAACATGTGATGCCTCAACTCAGTGCAGCTTTGTTGTGCACAGTGCAATGAAAGCCAATAAGTTCAACTGGTGCCTGCCGCCTTTCGATGTGCCAGTAAAGGATCCCGCCACAGGGAGGCAGTCTAATACTTCTTCAGAGTTGAATGAACACTCACCTTTATCAGGCAATGTGAGGAATGATGGGAGGTCCATGTCCTGGAACAACAAGGGATTCAGAGCTGTTTCCCTGTCAGATAGCAACAGTGTAAACACAGTTCCTGCTTCCAACAGTGATGGGAAAAGGATTCTTCAGGGGCCCAGAATCCCTTTTCTTGATGCCTTGAGTGTGACTGATGGCAAAG GTAAGAAGAGAGTGGGTAAAGATGAAAATGGCTGGCTGATGACAGATCCATCAAATGAAGTGGGGGAGGAGGTCACATCTGCCACAAAGGTTAACAAGCTCTTAGAAGAGACTGAAACACTTCAGGAAACAGCCGACATCTTACTCCAGCTCAAGCGGAGGAAAGACGAGGAACAGTAA
- the LOC121505629 gene encoding uncharacterized protein LOC121505629 isoform X2, giving the protein MNWVGGSRSRLVKNDAKKQREFFLRNRMQQKLKNLGIALPASTQSISSGSMDLVTLFIVNQIAAKKENKDPPKVAVLGSCGGGSSKHRRNEPLVLPMSPCSPSQLDLSGSQSSSVQGTRRGKHVIPQGFKRRQLSPVLESAFSDNSASDYLTSTADPMDPFSSFSLASPDQGRANTLSTGIFPLQQRDQAWTQLPSHCSPLPWDTSVMEQTKPFSQAIGETDSMPWSYGSSPPLHHLKTPQTAQVLFGSPAQCFTEATNYTEHKVTFSLNQAEDAEPMLDFTLNQSAAKLQFQEELFSGFNTEGCEGEACHVGRGKSKIYLRETLDNSSTPQTVPDSHGMEDSSRTGINCSCLQHDCPMNESDDSPNYSCAKSCFSSDSDDNEQCYHPCLPSSYMDQIYCEDSSNSNLPLQGNGHRRLPAPPLKSQINLGDNQKFMEYVVSSDKAAGSSSQQTGSSTPYFECLRGLGQTQSSELCKCKKNSRETRDVGTQTNEEPSAETCDASTQCSFVVHSAMKANKFNWCLPPFDVPVKDPATGRQSNTSSELNEHSPLSGNVRNDGRSMSWNNKGFRAVSLSDSNSVNTVPASNSDGKRILQGPRIPFLDALSVTDGKGKKRVGKDENGWLMTDPSNEVGEEVTSATKVNKLLEETETLQETADILLQLKRRKDEEQ; this is encoded by the exons GAGCCGGTTAGTGAAAAATGATGCTAAAAAGCAGAGG GAGTTCTTTCTAAGGAACAGAATGCAGCAGAAACTTAAAAACTTGGGGATTGCTCTGCCAGCATCGACTCAAAGCATCTCCTCTGGTAGTATGGACCTGGTGACGCTGTTTATCGTCAACCAGATTGCTGcgaagaaagaaaataaag ATCCCCCCAAAGTGGCAGTTCTTGGCAGCTGTGGAGGAGGCTCATCCAAGCACAGGAGAAATGAACCTCTGGTACTCCCAATGAGTCCCTGCTCTCCATCACAGCTGGACCTCTCTGGGAGCCAGTCATCTAG CGTTCAAGGAACAAGAAGAGGAAAGCATGTTATTCCACAAGGATTCAAACGTAGACAG CTCTCACCAGTGCTAGAGTCAGCTTTCTCAGACAACAGTGCATCTGACTACCTGACATCCACAGCTGACCCCATGGAccctttctcctccttctcATTAGCATCCCCTGATCAAG GTAGAGCCAACACACTCTCTACAGGAATATTCCCCCTGCAGCAAAGAGATCAGGCATGGACCCAGTTACCTTCACACTGTTCCCCTCTGCCCTGGGACACTTCAGTGATGGAGCAAACCAAG CCCTTTTCTCAGGCCATAGGTGAGACTGACAGTATGCCCTGGTCTTATGGATCAAGCCCACCCCTGCACCACCTGAAGACGCCCCAAACAGCCCAAGTCCTGTTTGGAAGTCCGGCTCAATG TTTCACAGAAGCCACAAATTATACAGAACACAAAGTCACCTTCTCTCTCAACCAAGCCGAGGACGCAGAGCCCATGTTGGATTTCACTCTGAACCAGTCAGCAGCCAAACTACAGTTTCAGGAAGAACTCTTTAGCGGCTTTAACACTGAAGGATGTGAAGGAGAGG CCTGCCACGTTGGGAGAGGAAAATCAAAGATATATCTCAGAGAAACCCTTGATAACTCATCAACGCCACA AACCGTCCCTGACTCACACGGCATGGAG GACTCCAGCCGCACCGGCATCAACTGTT CTTGTCTTCAACACGACTGCCCTATGAATGAGTCTGACGATTCGCCAAACTACTCTTGTGCAAAAAGCTGCTTCAGCTCAGACTCAGATGAT AATGAGCAATGCTATCATCCATGCCTCCCATCTTCATACATGGACCAAATATATTGTGAAGATAGCAGCAACTCAAACCTTCCCTTGCAGGGTAATGGGCATCGAAGGCTTCCAGCTCCACCTCTCAAATCCCAAATTAACCTCGGAGATAACCAGAAATTTATGGAGTATGTGGTTTCTTCAGATAAAGCTGCAGGCAGTAGCAGTCAGCAAACAGGAAGCAGCACACCTTACTTTGAATGTCTTAGAGGTCTGGGTCAAACTCAGAGCTCAGAGCTTTGCAAATGCAAGAAAAACTCCAGGGAAACCCGAGATGTGGGAACTCAAACTAATGAGGAACCCTCAGCTGAAACATGTGATGCCTCAACTCAGTGCAGCTTTGTTGTGCACAGTGCAATGAAAGCCAATAAGTTCAACTGGTGCCTGCCGCCTTTCGATGTGCCAGTAAAGGATCCCGCCACAGGGAGGCAGTCTAATACTTCTTCAGAGTTGAATGAACACTCACCTTTATCAGGCAATGTGAGGAATGATGGGAGGTCCATGTCCTGGAACAACAAGGGATTCAGAGCTGTTTCCCTGTCAGATAGCAACAGTGTAAACACAGTTCCTGCTTCCAACAGTGATGGGAAAAGGATTCTTCAGGGGCCCAGAATCCCTTTTCTTGATGCCTTGAGTGTGACTGATGGCAAAG GTAAGAAGAGAGTGGGTAAAGATGAAAATGGCTGGCTGATGACAGATCCATCAAATGAAGTGGGGGAGGAGGTCACATCTGCCACAAAGGTTAACAAGCTCTTAGAAGAGACTGAAACACTTCAGGAAACAGCCGACATCTTACTCCAGCTCAAGCGGAGGAAAGACGAGGAACAGTAA
- the LOC121505629 gene encoding uncharacterized protein LOC121505629 isoform X3 yields the protein MNWVGGSRSRLVKNDAKKQREFFLRNRMQQKLKNLGIALPASTQSISSGSMDLVTLFIVNQIAAKKENKDPPKVAVLGSCGGGSSKHRRNEPLVLPMSPCSPSQLDLSGSQSSSVQGTRRGKHVIPQGFKRRQLSPVLESAFSDNSASDYLTSTADPMDPFSSFSLASPDQGRANTLSTGIFPLQQRDQAWTQLPSHCSPLPWDTSVMEQTKAIGETDSMPWSYGSSPPLHHLKTPQTAQVLFGSPAQCFTEATNYTEHKVTFSLNQAEDAEPMLDFTLNQSAAKLQFQEELFSGFNTEGCEGEACHVGRGKSKIYLRETLDNSSTPQTVPDSHGMEVEDSSRTGINCSCLQHDCPMNESDDSPNYSCAKSCFSSDSDDNEQCYHPCLPSSYMDQIYCEDSSNSNLPLQGNGHRRLPAPPLKSQINLGDNQKFMEYVVSSDKAAGSSSQQTGSSTPYFECLRGLGQTQSSELCKCKKNSRETRDVGTQTNEEPSAETCDASTQCSFVVHSAMKANKFNWCLPPFDVPVKDPATGRQSNTSSELNEHSPLSGNVRNDGRSMSWNNKGFRAVSLSDSNSVNTVPASNSDGKRILQGPRIPFLDALSVTDGKGKKRVGKDENGWLMTDPSNEVGEEVTSATKVNKLLEETETLQETADILLQLKRRKDEEQ from the exons GAGCCGGTTAGTGAAAAATGATGCTAAAAAGCAGAGG GAGTTCTTTCTAAGGAACAGAATGCAGCAGAAACTTAAAAACTTGGGGATTGCTCTGCCAGCATCGACTCAAAGCATCTCCTCTGGTAGTATGGACCTGGTGACGCTGTTTATCGTCAACCAGATTGCTGcgaagaaagaaaataaag ATCCCCCCAAAGTGGCAGTTCTTGGCAGCTGTGGAGGAGGCTCATCCAAGCACAGGAGAAATGAACCTCTGGTACTCCCAATGAGTCCCTGCTCTCCATCACAGCTGGACCTCTCTGGGAGCCAGTCATCTAG CGTTCAAGGAACAAGAAGAGGAAAGCATGTTATTCCACAAGGATTCAAACGTAGACAG CTCTCACCAGTGCTAGAGTCAGCTTTCTCAGACAACAGTGCATCTGACTACCTGACATCCACAGCTGACCCCATGGAccctttctcctccttctcATTAGCATCCCCTGATCAAG GTAGAGCCAACACACTCTCTACAGGAATATTCCCCCTGCAGCAAAGAGATCAGGCATGGACCCAGTTACCTTCACACTGTTCCCCTCTGCCCTGGGACACTTCAGTGATGGAGCAAACCAAG GCCATAGGTGAGACTGACAGTATGCCCTGGTCTTATGGATCAAGCCCACCCCTGCACCACCTGAAGACGCCCCAAACAGCCCAAGTCCTGTTTGGAAGTCCGGCTCAATG TTTCACAGAAGCCACAAATTATACAGAACACAAAGTCACCTTCTCTCTCAACCAAGCCGAGGACGCAGAGCCCATGTTGGATTTCACTCTGAACCAGTCAGCAGCCAAACTACAGTTTCAGGAAGAACTCTTTAGCGGCTTTAACACTGAAGGATGTGAAGGAGAGG CCTGCCACGTTGGGAGAGGAAAATCAAAGATATATCTCAGAGAAACCCTTGATAACTCATCAACGCCACA AACCGTCCCTGACTCACACGGCATGGAGGTAGAG GACTCCAGCCGCACCGGCATCAACTGTT CTTGTCTTCAACACGACTGCCCTATGAATGAGTCTGACGATTCGCCAAACTACTCTTGTGCAAAAAGCTGCTTCAGCTCAGACTCAGATGAT AATGAGCAATGCTATCATCCATGCCTCCCATCTTCATACATGGACCAAATATATTGTGAAGATAGCAGCAACTCAAACCTTCCCTTGCAGGGTAATGGGCATCGAAGGCTTCCAGCTCCACCTCTCAAATCCCAAATTAACCTCGGAGATAACCAGAAATTTATGGAGTATGTGGTTTCTTCAGATAAAGCTGCAGGCAGTAGCAGTCAGCAAACAGGAAGCAGCACACCTTACTTTGAATGTCTTAGAGGTCTGGGTCAAACTCAGAGCTCAGAGCTTTGCAAATGCAAGAAAAACTCCAGGGAAACCCGAGATGTGGGAACTCAAACTAATGAGGAACCCTCAGCTGAAACATGTGATGCCTCAACTCAGTGCAGCTTTGTTGTGCACAGTGCAATGAAAGCCAATAAGTTCAACTGGTGCCTGCCGCCTTTCGATGTGCCAGTAAAGGATCCCGCCACAGGGAGGCAGTCTAATACTTCTTCAGAGTTGAATGAACACTCACCTTTATCAGGCAATGTGAGGAATGATGGGAGGTCCATGTCCTGGAACAACAAGGGATTCAGAGCTGTTTCCCTGTCAGATAGCAACAGTGTAAACACAGTTCCTGCTTCCAACAGTGATGGGAAAAGGATTCTTCAGGGGCCCAGAATCCCTTTTCTTGATGCCTTGAGTGTGACTGATGGCAAAG GTAAGAAGAGAGTGGGTAAAGATGAAAATGGCTGGCTGATGACAGATCCATCAAATGAAGTGGGGGAGGAGGTCACATCTGCCACAAAGGTTAACAAGCTCTTAGAAGAGACTGAAACACTTCAGGAAACAGCCGACATCTTACTCCAGCTCAAGCGGAGGAAAGACGAGGAACAGTAA
- the LOC121505629 gene encoding uncharacterized protein LOC121505629 isoform X4, whose protein sequence is MQQKLKNLGIALPASTQSISSGSMDLVTLFIVNQIAAKKENKDPPKVAVLGSCGGGSSKHRRNEPLVLPMSPCSPSQLDLSGSQSSSVQGTRRGKHVIPQGFKRRQLSPVLESAFSDNSASDYLTSTADPMDPFSSFSLASPDQGRANTLSTGIFPLQQRDQAWTQLPSHCSPLPWDTSVMEQTKPFSQAIGETDSMPWSYGSSPPLHHLKTPQTAQVLFGSPAQCFTEATNYTEHKVTFSLNQAEDAEPMLDFTLNQSAAKLQFQEELFSGFNTEGCEGEACHVGRGKSKIYLRETLDNSSTPQTVPDSHGMEVEDSSRTGINCSCLQHDCPMNESDDSPNYSCAKSCFSSDSDDNEQCYHPCLPSSYMDQIYCEDSSNSNLPLQGNGHRRLPAPPLKSQINLGDNQKFMEYVVSSDKAAGSSSQQTGSSTPYFECLRGLGQTQSSELCKCKKNSRETRDVGTQTNEEPSAETCDASTQCSFVVHSAMKANKFNWCLPPFDVPVKDPATGRQSNTSSELNEHSPLSGNVRNDGRSMSWNNKGFRAVSLSDSNSVNTVPASNSDGKRILQGPRIPFLDALSVTDGKGKKRVGKDENGWLMTDPSNEVGEEVTSATKVNKLLEETETLQETADILLQLKRRKDEEQ, encoded by the exons ATGCAGCAGAAACTTAAAAACTTGGGGATTGCTCTGCCAGCATCGACTCAAAGCATCTCCTCTGGTAGTATGGACCTGGTGACGCTGTTTATCGTCAACCAGATTGCTGcgaagaaagaaaataaag ATCCCCCCAAAGTGGCAGTTCTTGGCAGCTGTGGAGGAGGCTCATCCAAGCACAGGAGAAATGAACCTCTGGTACTCCCAATGAGTCCCTGCTCTCCATCACAGCTGGACCTCTCTGGGAGCCAGTCATCTAG CGTTCAAGGAACAAGAAGAGGAAAGCATGTTATTCCACAAGGATTCAAACGTAGACAG CTCTCACCAGTGCTAGAGTCAGCTTTCTCAGACAACAGTGCATCTGACTACCTGACATCCACAGCTGACCCCATGGAccctttctcctccttctcATTAGCATCCCCTGATCAAG GTAGAGCCAACACACTCTCTACAGGAATATTCCCCCTGCAGCAAAGAGATCAGGCATGGACCCAGTTACCTTCACACTGTTCCCCTCTGCCCTGGGACACTTCAGTGATGGAGCAAACCAAG CCCTTTTCTCAGGCCATAGGTGAGACTGACAGTATGCCCTGGTCTTATGGATCAAGCCCACCCCTGCACCACCTGAAGACGCCCCAAACAGCCCAAGTCCTGTTTGGAAGTCCGGCTCAATG TTTCACAGAAGCCACAAATTATACAGAACACAAAGTCACCTTCTCTCTCAACCAAGCCGAGGACGCAGAGCCCATGTTGGATTTCACTCTGAACCAGTCAGCAGCCAAACTACAGTTTCAGGAAGAACTCTTTAGCGGCTTTAACACTGAAGGATGTGAAGGAGAGG CCTGCCACGTTGGGAGAGGAAAATCAAAGATATATCTCAGAGAAACCCTTGATAACTCATCAACGCCACA AACCGTCCCTGACTCACACGGCATGGAGGTAGAG GACTCCAGCCGCACCGGCATCAACTGTT CTTGTCTTCAACACGACTGCCCTATGAATGAGTCTGACGATTCGCCAAACTACTCTTGTGCAAAAAGCTGCTTCAGCTCAGACTCAGATGAT AATGAGCAATGCTATCATCCATGCCTCCCATCTTCATACATGGACCAAATATATTGTGAAGATAGCAGCAACTCAAACCTTCCCTTGCAGGGTAATGGGCATCGAAGGCTTCCAGCTCCACCTCTCAAATCCCAAATTAACCTCGGAGATAACCAGAAATTTATGGAGTATGTGGTTTCTTCAGATAAAGCTGCAGGCAGTAGCAGTCAGCAAACAGGAAGCAGCACACCTTACTTTGAATGTCTTAGAGGTCTGGGTCAAACTCAGAGCTCAGAGCTTTGCAAATGCAAGAAAAACTCCAGGGAAACCCGAGATGTGGGAACTCAAACTAATGAGGAACCCTCAGCTGAAACATGTGATGCCTCAACTCAGTGCAGCTTTGTTGTGCACAGTGCAATGAAAGCCAATAAGTTCAACTGGTGCCTGCCGCCTTTCGATGTGCCAGTAAAGGATCCCGCCACAGGGAGGCAGTCTAATACTTCTTCAGAGTTGAATGAACACTCACCTTTATCAGGCAATGTGAGGAATGATGGGAGGTCCATGTCCTGGAACAACAAGGGATTCAGAGCTGTTTCCCTGTCAGATAGCAACAGTGTAAACACAGTTCCTGCTTCCAACAGTGATGGGAAAAGGATTCTTCAGGGGCCCAGAATCCCTTTTCTTGATGCCTTGAGTGTGACTGATGGCAAAG GTAAGAAGAGAGTGGGTAAAGATGAAAATGGCTGGCTGATGACAGATCCATCAAATGAAGTGGGGGAGGAGGTCACATCTGCCACAAAGGTTAACAAGCTCTTAGAAGAGACTGAAACACTTCAGGAAACAGCCGACATCTTACTCCAGCTCAAGCGGAGGAAAGACGAGGAACAGTAA